From the Actinomadura luzonensis genome, the window CACCCCGTCCACCTGGCAGCCGTGCCGCAGGTTGGCCAGGAAGCTGGAGCCGCCCCGGCCGGAGCCGGCGTCCATGACGCGGTCGCCGGGCTCCAGCTTGCCGAGGTGGCCGACCAGCGTCTCGGCCTGCTGGGTCTCCAGCCGGTGCAGCTCGCCGACGACGCGCTGCTCGCGGCTCTCCTCCGGCCCCTCCAGCACCGACCAGTCGACGTGGCCGATGCCGTAGTGGTGGTGGTAGAGGCCGTCCACCTCGCCCAGCCTGAGGTTGACGGGATTGCGCTCGGCGTTCCAGTAGTCGGCGACGGAGCGCTGGTACTGGCTGCCGAGCACGGAGTTGTGGGCGTTCGTGGTGGTCACGCGGGCGGGGTCCTTTCTGCTGACGGTCATGACTGGTAGCGGGCGCTGCTGCCGTGCCATTCGAGGCAGCCGGCCATCCACGCCTGCGCGCCGCGCAGGAAGCGCTTCAGCTCCGGCGACGGCACGGCGGCCAGCGCCTGCCGGCTCGCCTCGAAACCTCGGACGAAGTCGTTGTGCAGGTGGACGGCGCGCTCGGTCGCCTCCTCGACCGAGCAGCCCTCCTCGTTGGCGATGAGCAGGATCACGTTGCTGTCGGGCAGCTCGTCGGCCGCCTCCTTGGCCACCGAGTGCAGGTCGTTGACCAGGACGCTGGCGGTGCCGGCCTGCATCAGCGCGGTGTGGAAGCGGCGGTCGCAGAACAGGTCGGCGGGCAGGTGGTAGCCGCCGACGATGTCGATGAGGGTCATCGAGGTGTAGAAGCTGTCGTGCTGGCGGGCCGCGAGGTAGCGCCACACCGGCGGCGGGGCCTCCAGGTAGCGCCAGGCGGCGTAGGCGCACCAGCTCACGTACATCTGGAACGTGATGCCGCAGATGCGCATGACCTGGGCCGGGGTGGCGTGCCTGCGCAGGTGGGCGGTGGCCGAGCGGAGCGAGACCAGCACGGGGTCGGCCTGGATGTGCTCCTCCAGCTCGCGGGTGTAGTCGCCGGCGGGCGGCGGCGGGTCCATGGCGGACATCACCAGCGCCAGGCGGGGCGGCAGCTCGGTCGGGGTGGCGCCGAGGTCGGTCTCGTCGGCGTAGTAGTCGTCGGCGGCCCACCAGGCGGTGTTGAGCTGGGCGGCGATCAGCAGCAGGTCGGGGTCGTCGGCGTCGGGGTGGGCCAGCATGATCAGCCGGCCGAACCCGGTGCGGGCGAACTCCTCCAGCCGCCCCTCGTGCAGGCCCAGCCGCTCGGCCCAGGCCAGCAGCCGCCGGTCGACCTCCGCGCCGAGCCGGTCGTCGACGCGGACGGTCTCGGGGCACAGCAGCGGCGGGTAGGAGCCGTCGCCCCACGGCCGCTCGACGTAGGGCAGCGGGGCCAGGCTGAGGTGCCGGGGCGGCGCCGCGAGGTTGGGCTCGTGGCCGTCGCCCTCCTCCCCGGCGGGTGCGGGGACGGGCGGGCAGAGGCTGAGCGCGGACGTGCCGAGGCCGGTGGGCAGCACCGGGACGCGGGGGGAAGGCATGACGCTCCTCGTGGGAAGGGGGCCGGATCAGGAGCGCGGGGCCGCGACGTCGGCGTTCTCCAGGATGCCGATCGCGTCGGGCACCAGGATCGCCGCCGAGTAGTAGGCGGTGACCAGGTAGGACATCACGGCCTGGTCGTTGATGCCCATGAAGCGCACGCTGAGCCCCGGCTCGCGCTCCTCCGGCAGCCCGGTCTGATGGAGGCCGACCACGCCCTGGTCGTCCTCGCCCACGCGCATCGCGATGATCGAGGTGGTCTGCTGCTCGCTGACCGGGATCTTGCCGCAGGGGAAGATCGGGATGCCGCGCCAGGCCGGGATCTCGTGGCCGTTCACCTCGGCGCTGCCCGGCACCAGCCCGCGCTTGTTGCACTCGCGGAAGAACGCGGCGATCGCCCTCGGGTGGGCCAGCAGCAGGCGGGTCTTGCGGCGCATGCTGATGAGGTCGTCGAGGTCGTCGGGGGTGGGCGGGCCCGACCAGGTGGACAGGCGCTGGTCGTAGTCGGCGTTGTGGAGCAGCCCGAACTCGCGGTTGTTGAGCAGCTCGTGCTCCTGGCGCTCGCGGATCTCGTGCACGGTGAGGCGGAGCTGCTCGTCGAGCTGGCTCATCGGGTGGTTGTAGAGGTCGGCCACCCGGGTGTGCACGCGGAGGACGGTCTGGGAGACGCTCAGCTCGTACTCGCGGGGCCGCAGGTCGTAGTCGACGAACGTGCCGCCGATGGTGGGCTCGCCCACGTGGCCGGCGGCGATCTCGACCGCGGCCTCGCCGCGCTTGTTGACGGGCCTGCGGGCGTCGGCGAGGTAGCGGTCGAGGTGGGCCTGGAGACCGGGGGCGCGGGCGAGGATGCGCTGGAAGGCGGCCCACGGCGAGACGAGGACGGTGCCGGCGGTGGCCGCCCGCACCGTGCACGACCAGCGGGGGTCGTCCTGGCCGAGCGCCTCGTCGCCGAACTGGTCGCCGTCGGTGATGACGCCGAGGGCCTCGGTGGCGCCGTACCGGCCGGCGGCCTGCTTCTCCAGGCGGCCGTGGGCGACGACGTACGTCTCGGTGACCGGCGCGCCGGCCTCCACGATCACCTCGCCGGGGGCGACGTCGCGGGGCGTGAACGTCGCGGCGATGGCGGAGAGCACGTCGAGGTCGTCGTAGCCGCGCAGCGCCCGCAGCTCGGCCAGCGTCTCCGGGATGACGCGGACGTCGTCGGGCCCCTGCTGCACCACGCTCACCCGGCCGCGCCCGACCCGGTGCGTCAGGCGCCGGTTGACCCGGTAGGTGCCGCCGCGCACGTCCACCCAGGGCAGCATGCGCAGCAGCCACCGGGAGGTGATGGCCTGCATCTGGGGGCGGGTCTTGGTGGTGGTGGCCAGGGTGCGGGCGGCCCTGGTGTCCAGGCTCAGCCGCTGTTCGGTGGGGTCCGTGGGCATCTTCCCTCGCAATCGCCGGCTCCTCGTCACCGAACGTATTCATATGAACACAATCGGTAGAGTCTCCAGAGGGATAGGGGATGCTTACCCCCGGCCCGGGGGCGGCGATGCCCGTCCCGCCGCCCCTTCGCCCGCTAGACGATCGCCGTGGCGGGGCCCACGAGCATCTCGACGCCCGCCCCGGCGAAGTTCGCCAGGTCGGCGGCCGTCGCCTTGCCGTGCTCGCCGGCCATCGCCGCGCCGAACGCGGCCTCGTCGTCCCAGGTCAGCACGGCGACCAGATAGTACGGCGGCCGCCCCGCCGGCCCCGCCGCGGGCCGCGTCACCGTGTAGGAGCGCAGCCCCGGCAGCCGCGCGGCCAGCGGGGCGTGCGTGCCGTCGTAGTGCTTGTCGAACGCCTCGGTGCTCTCGGGGTGGTTGTAGAGCACGATGAGCTGGAATGCCACTGTCTGCCTCCCGGATCGTGGGTGCTTCGATCAAACCCCGGTCCGGGCCCCGGCACCAGTGCTCAGGCGCCCAGGTCGCGGACGACGTTGTCCAGCCGGTGCGCCAGGTCGTCGAGGACCTGGTCGGTCAGCTCCTGGCTCGGGAGCTGGGCCAGCACCTCGTCGCGGCGGGCGACGACCAGCCCGCGGTGCGCGTCGTCCACCTCCGCGTCGGGCAGCACCACGCACTCGCCGCGGACGAAGACCAGCGTCGCATCGTCGCGGTCGGACTCCAGCAGCCTCCGCACGCACTCGCGGTCGATGAGCCGGGTGTCGATGGGCTCGTTCGTCATGTCGTGCCTCCTCCTCGTCGAGGCAGGGCGCTCCGCCCCGCCGCGGGTCACCCGAAGGTGGGCGGCCCGCCGTCCGATCGCGCCCGGCGCACGCCGAACGCCACCAGGTACACCGCCGCCGCCAGCGCCACCACGGCCGGCCCGATCGCCAGCGCCGGGTGGCCGGCCAGCAGCGCCCACACGGCCAGGACCACCCCGGCCAGCAGGACCAGGCCCGCGGCGAGCAGGCGGTAGCTCAGGGAGTTCCTGGGCGGCGGCTCCTTCGCCCAGTCGCCCCGCCCCGCGCCGTGGACGCCGGGCACGCCGGTGTCGCTCACCGGCCCGGGCTCCTGCCGCGCGCCCGATCCGCCGGGCGGGGGCTCACGCAGCACGGGGGCGAAGAACTCGTCGTCCGGGTTCTCGTCACGTCCGGTCATGGGGGTTCACCTCTTCTTCCTCCAGGGCGCGCAGGAAGGGTGTGACGACCTCGTTCAGCTCCGCCACCAGCGCCTCCAGCGACGCCTGGGCGTCGTCCAGGTTCGGCAGGCCCGCGGCGCGGGCGTGCGTGGGGGTGGGCAGCCGGCCCGGCGACAGCGGGGCCCGCAGCTCCAGCGTGGTCAGGGCGGTGGGCCGCTCGTACGGGGGCGCGGCGTACCCGGGCGCGCCGGCGTCCCGGCCGTCGCCGACTTCCCGGTCGTCGCCGGCGGGGCTGCGCTGCCAGGTGCGCCAGCCGGCGGGGAGCGGCACCGGCGGGGGGACGGCCAGCTCGACCACGGCCAGCGGGCCGCGCGTCTCCTCCGGCCGGTGGCAGGTCGCGTCGAGCACGCGCGGGTGGCAGCGCACGTAGGGCACGTCGGTGATCGGGCGCGTGGCGACCTCCCACGCGCCCAGCGCGAACCGCAGCGGGTCGAGCGTGACGGCGGCGTCCGTCTCCCGTTCCGCCGCGAAC encodes:
- a CDS encoding family 2 encapsulin nanocompartment cargo protein terpene cyclase, which encodes MPSPRVPVLPTGLGTSALSLCPPVPAPAGEEGDGHEPNLAAPPRHLSLAPLPYVERPWGDGSYPPLLCPETVRVDDRLGAEVDRRLLAWAERLGLHEGRLEEFARTGFGRLIMLAHPDADDPDLLLIAAQLNTAWWAADDYYADETDLGATPTELPPRLALVMSAMDPPPPAGDYTRELEEHIQADPVLVSLRSATAHLRRHATPAQVMRICGITFQMYVSWCAYAAWRYLEAPPPVWRYLAARQHDSFYTSMTLIDIVGGYHLPADLFCDRRFHTALMQAGTASVLVNDLHSVAKEAADELPDSNVILLIANEEGCSVEEATERAVHLHNDFVRGFEASRQALAAVPSPELKRFLRGAQAWMAGCLEWHGSSARYQS
- a CDS encoding family 2B encapsulin nanocompartment shell protein, translating into MPTDPTEQRLSLDTRAARTLATTTKTRPQMQAITSRWLLRMLPWVDVRGGTYRVNRRLTHRVGRGRVSVVQQGPDDVRVIPETLAELRALRGYDDLDVLSAIAATFTPRDVAPGEVIVEAGAPVTETYVVAHGRLEKQAAGRYGATEALGVITDGDQFGDEALGQDDPRWSCTVRAATAGTVLVSPWAAFQRILARAPGLQAHLDRYLADARRPVNKRGEAAVEIAAGHVGEPTIGGTFVDYDLRPREYELSVSQTVLRVHTRVADLYNHPMSQLDEQLRLTVHEIRERQEHELLNNREFGLLHNADYDQRLSTWSGPPTPDDLDDLISMRRKTRLLLAHPRAIAAFFRECNKRGLVPGSAEVNGHEIPAWRGIPIFPCGKIPVSEQQTTSIIAMRVGEDDQGVVGLHQTGLPEEREPGLSVRFMGINDQAVMSYLVTAYYSAAILVPDAIGILENADVAAPRS
- a CDS encoding EthD family reductase translates to MAFQLIVLYNHPESTEAFDKHYDGTHAPLAARLPGLRSYTVTRPAAGPAGRPPYYLVAVLTWDDEAAFGAAMAGEHGKATAADLANFAGAGVEMLVGPATAIV